One genomic segment of Chitinophaga sancti includes these proteins:
- a CDS encoding thymidine kinase, protein MFIEPSLAGGRRGWIEVICGSMFSGKTEELIRRLKRARIANLKVEIFKPVIDTRYDVQHIVSHDESKIISTPLENSQQILLLAQDVDVVGIDEAQFFDGELMEVCDQLALRGIRVIVAGLDMDYLGKPFGQMPFLLAKADYITKLHAICVKCGNIANYSYRKSADKHTVLLGETDLYEPRCRHCYYEE, encoded by the coding sequence AGGGCGAAGGGGTTGGATAGAAGTGATCTGTGGCTCAATGTTTTCTGGAAAAACGGAGGAGTTGATCAGGAGATTAAAAAGGGCCCGCATTGCCAATTTAAAAGTCGAAATATTTAAACCGGTCATAGATACCCGCTACGACGTACAACATATTGTATCTCATGATGAAAGCAAAATAATAAGCACCCCTCTTGAGAATTCTCAACAGATCCTGCTGCTCGCGCAGGACGTAGATGTAGTGGGCATAGACGAAGCCCAGTTCTTTGATGGTGAATTGATGGAAGTGTGCGACCAGCTGGCATTACGTGGAATTCGTGTAATTGTGGCAGGTCTGGACATGGATTACCTGGGTAAACCATTTGGGCAGATGCCATTTTTGCTGGCTAAGGCAGATTACATTACCAAGCTGCATGCCATCTGTGTGAAGTGTGGCAACATTGCCAATTATTCTTACCGGAAATCAGCCGATAAGCACACCGTATTGTTAGGAGAAACAGACCTGTACGAACCCCGTTGCAGGCACTGTTATTACGAGGAGTAG
- a CDS encoding GtrA family protein — MRRFILLVISFFYRPFAKVMPFQTFRYLACGGGNTVLDICLYYISYHYILGGGNDLIPPPDVVLPFITIQAHIAALFMALAVTFPTGFLLSKYIVFSESNLRGRVQLIRYFMMVGTCLLLNYGFMKLFVDYLHFYPTPSKILTTCFVVIFSYLAQKRFTFKVKVAEQK, encoded by the coding sequence ATGAGACGGTTTATTTTATTAGTTATTTCGTTTTTCTACCGCCCATTTGCCAAAGTGATGCCCTTTCAGACCTTCCGCTACCTTGCTTGTGGTGGAGGTAATACGGTGTTGGACATATGTTTATATTACATCAGCTACCATTACATCCTTGGAGGAGGTAACGACCTCATTCCCCCTCCTGACGTAGTCTTACCATTTATAACTATTCAGGCGCATATCGCAGCTTTATTTATGGCGCTTGCTGTTACTTTTCCCACAGGTTTCCTGTTGAGCAAATACATCGTATTCTCTGAATCCAACCTGAGAGGCCGGGTACAGCTGATCCGCTACTTTATGATGGTAGGCACCTGCCTGCTGCTGAACTATGGATTCATGAAATTATTTGTAGATTACCTCCACTTCTACCCCACTCCTTCCAAGATACTGACTACCTGCTTTGTAGTGATATTCAGTTACCTGGCACAAAAAAGATTCACATTCAAGGTAAAAGTAGCGGAACAAAAGTAA
- the accC gene encoding acetyl-CoA carboxylase biotin carboxylase subunit: MKKILVANRGEIALRIMRSAREMGIATVAVYSEPDRTMPFVQYADEAICIGPAPSSQSYLQIEKILAAAKQSGADAIHPGYGFLSENARFAEAVTAAGITFIGPSAYAIEMMGSKLAAKQAAQKFGVPMVPGTETPLRNLEEAQEIVKKTGFPILIKASAGGGGKGMRVVNSASELEEQIRLAKSEAMSAFGDDAVFIEKYVGAPRHIEIQILGDQHGNYVYLFERECSIQRRHQKLIEEAPSSCLTPDIRSAMGKCALDVAKACNYYGAGTVEFLVDEQLQFYFLEMNTRLQVEHPVTELITGLDLVKEQIRVARGEKLSFSQEDLTINGHAIELRICAEDPASNFLPDTGTLETYVRPQGYGIRVDDGYEAGMEIPIYYDPMIAKLIAWGANREEARERLIRAIAEYQVKGIQTTLPFGSWALQHPAFINGQFDTNFIGKYFTPQSLETPSPDAARAAALLAVQVWQEEQRNAQQQPVNQVAGRWKTRR, from the coding sequence ATGAAAAAAATACTGGTAGCCAATCGCGGCGAAATCGCACTACGTATTATGCGATCTGCACGGGAAATGGGCATTGCTACTGTGGCGGTGTATTCTGAACCTGACCGGACCATGCCCTTTGTACAATATGCTGATGAAGCTATCTGTATAGGCCCTGCCCCCTCCAGCCAATCCTACCTGCAAATCGAAAAGATCCTGGCAGCAGCCAAACAATCCGGAGCGGATGCTATCCATCCGGGCTACGGATTTCTTAGCGAAAATGCCCGTTTTGCTGAAGCGGTGACCGCCGCCGGTATTACTTTCATTGGACCCAGCGCCTACGCCATCGAAATGATGGGTAGCAAACTGGCCGCCAAACAAGCCGCTCAAAAATTCGGCGTACCAATGGTACCAGGTACCGAAACGCCCCTACGCAACCTTGAGGAGGCCCAGGAGATCGTGAAAAAAACCGGATTCCCGATTCTGATCAAAGCCTCTGCCGGTGGTGGTGGCAAAGGTATGCGGGTAGTCAACTCAGCCTCAGAGCTGGAAGAACAGATCCGGCTGGCCAAAAGTGAAGCCATGAGCGCCTTTGGCGACGATGCCGTTTTCATTGAAAAATATGTAGGCGCTCCCCGCCATATTGAAATACAAATATTGGGTGACCAGCACGGCAATTACGTATATCTCTTTGAACGTGAGTGTTCTATACAACGCCGTCACCAGAAACTGATCGAAGAAGCGCCCTCCTCCTGCCTGACGCCGGATATCCGTTCCGCCATGGGCAAGTGTGCGCTAGATGTAGCCAAAGCCTGTAACTATTATGGGGCCGGCACAGTAGAGTTCCTCGTAGATGAACAGTTACAGTTTTACTTCCTGGAAATGAACACCCGTCTGCAGGTGGAACACCCGGTGACTGAACTGATCACCGGACTGGACCTGGTAAAGGAGCAGATCAGGGTAGCCAGAGGGGAAAAATTATCTTTTTCACAGGAAGACCTGACAATAAATGGTCATGCCATCGAGTTAAGGATCTGTGCAGAAGACCCTGCCAGCAATTTCCTGCCGGATACTGGTACACTTGAAACTTATGTACGCCCTCAGGGTTATGGGATCAGGGTTGATGATGGGTACGAAGCGGGCATGGAAATACCTATATATTATGACCCGATGATTGCCAAACTTATTGCCTGGGGCGCTAACAGAGAGGAAGCAAGGGAAAGGTTGATCCGTGCGATTGCCGAGTACCAGGTAAAAGGCATCCAGACCACTTTACCGTTTGGCAGCTGGGCACTGCAACACCCCGCATTCATCAACGGGCAATTCGATACTAATTTTATAGGGAAATACTTCACGCCACAATCTTTGGAAACTCCGTCGCCGGATGCAGCCCGGGCAGCCGCACTCCTGGCAGTACAGGTATGGCAGGAGGAACAGCGAAATGCACAACAGCAACCTGTAAACCAGGTGGCAGGAAGATGGAAAACCCGCCGCTAA
- a CDS encoding heme exporter protein CcmB gives MKSTAFQQTITLVKKDILLELRQKYALYGVLLYIISTVFVINLMIGKPEEKTWNALFWVVQLFVSVNAIAKSFLQENRGRLLYFYSLVHPRNFIIAKLIYNILLMALMSIITLVCCILFMGNPIINISYFLGVIMLGGLSLSLLFTMLAAIAAQANQNAALMAIMGFPIMLPLLTMLSNIARSSFITVYQPGLPKMFLMLGAMDILIVGLSLILFPFLWKD, from the coding sequence ATGAAATCGACCGCATTCCAACAAACAATTACCCTGGTAAAAAAAGACATATTACTGGAATTACGTCAGAAATATGCGCTTTATGGGGTTCTGCTCTATATCATTTCTACCGTATTTGTCATTAACCTGATGATAGGCAAGCCGGAAGAAAAGACCTGGAATGCGCTTTTCTGGGTGGTACAGTTATTTGTATCTGTCAATGCGATTGCCAAGAGCTTTTTGCAGGAAAACCGGGGGCGGCTGTTGTATTTTTACTCACTGGTACATCCCCGTAACTTTATCATTGCTAAGCTGATATATAATATTTTGCTCATGGCCCTCATGAGTATAATTACCCTGGTATGCTGCATCCTCTTTATGGGCAATCCTATTATTAATATATCCTATTTCCTGGGTGTCATTATGCTGGGGGGCCTCAGCCTTTCCCTGCTTTTTACCATGCTGGCGGCCATTGCAGCTCAGGCCAATCAGAATGCGGCACTTATGGCAATCATGGGATTCCCGATCATGCTTCCCTTGTTGACTATGCTGTCGAACATCGCCCGTTCTTCATTTATCACTGTCTATCAGCCTGGTCTGCCTAAGATGTTCCTGATGCTGGGTGCTATGGATATACTCATTGTAGGCTTGTCCCTGATTCTATTCCCTTTTTTATGGAAGGATTAG
- the ccsA gene encoding cytochrome c biogenesis protein CcsA translates to MAKHWWKALAVILLIYTIIAGFTINIPLIGTNQQSSRGLFFHVPMWMCMYTMFSISVANSLLYLTKYDLKKDALAGAAGSVGVFFGILGFCTGTLWATYTWGGTITNDAKQQLTAVALLIYMAYLVLRMSIPDIDKRARISAVFNIFAFALLIPLTYIIPRMVESLHPGAAGSPTFASKDTDGSMKTVLYPAFIGWVLLSVWIYTLVVRYKKLELKNIFK, encoded by the coding sequence ATGGCAAAGCACTGGTGGAAAGCTTTAGCGGTAATACTTCTCATCTACACTATAATTGCAGGGTTTACAATTAATATACCCCTTATAGGTACGAATCAACAATCATCCCGGGGACTATTTTTCCACGTACCGATGTGGATGTGTATGTATACCATGTTCAGCATTTCGGTAGCAAATTCCCTGCTCTATCTCACAAAATACGATTTGAAGAAAGATGCCCTGGCTGGCGCAGCCGGTAGTGTAGGCGTGTTCTTTGGTATACTGGGCTTTTGTACCGGTACACTGTGGGCAACATACACCTGGGGCGGAACAATCACGAATGACGCCAAACAACAGCTTACCGCTGTTGCCCTGCTCATATATATGGCTTACCTGGTACTGCGTATGTCTATTCCGGACATCGATAAGCGTGCACGTATCTCTGCCGTGTTTAACATTTTCGCATTTGCTTTGTTGATTCCCTTAACATATATCATCCCACGCATGGTGGAATCCCTTCACCCAGGTGCCGCCGGCTCTCCTACGTTTGCCTCAAAAGATACTGATGGCAGTATGAAGACGGTGCTCTATCCCGCATTCATTGGCTGGGTACTGCTGAGTGTCTGGATCTATACCCTCGTGGTGCGCTACAAAAAATTAGAGTTAAAAAATATTTTTAAATGA
- a CDS encoding CcmD family protein has protein sequence MINKAISFCCTCLLLLVSLLTFGQEPASQQQNTETGPVNEFFRSNGKIYVVVGVLLIIFIGIVIFLVRLDRKISKLERRERADTL, from the coding sequence ATGATTAACAAAGCGATTTCTTTCTGTTGTACCTGTTTGTTGTTATTAGTATCCCTGCTGACCTTTGGACAAGAGCCGGCATCACAACAACAGAATACGGAGACTGGACCGGTAAATGAATTTTTTCGTAGCAATGGCAAGATATATGTGGTAGTAGGAGTCCTGCTGATCATCTTTATTGGAATTGTGATTTTTTTAGTTCGCCTGGATCGGAAGATCAGTAAGCTGGAGCGTAGGGAACGTGCTGATACCCTCTAA
- a CDS encoding Glu/Leu/Phe/Val family dehydrogenase: MAQEQHISFFQNVEKSFDKAAGFTKWEKGILEQIKACNAVYRMKFPVRVGDTIEVIEAYRVQHSHHKLPCKGGIRFSEEVNQDEVMALASLMTYKCAIVNVPFGGAKGGIKINPRNYSPFQLENITRRYTAELVKKNFIGPGIDVPAPDYGTGEREMSWILDTYMSLRPGEIDGYGCVTGKPVSQGGVRGRKEATGLGVFYGLQELCNIREDMKKVGLEPGLIGKRVIVQGMGNVGYHAAKYFHEAGSVIVGLIEYDGAIYNEKGLDPDKVLKHRNETGSIINFPGAQTLAKNTDGLELDCDILIPAALENVIHKGNAANIKARIIGEAANGPITPEADDILNKKGVIVVPDMFLNAGGVTVSYFEWLKNLSHVRYGRLGKRFDENMNIHILGVIEEMTGKSVSERERKFIAHGADEVDLVYSGLEETMHAALHEVREIMVNHPDVHDMRTAAYICAIDKVGAAYEQLGIFP, translated from the coding sequence ATGGCGCAAGAACAGCACATAAGCTTTTTTCAGAACGTTGAAAAAAGCTTTGACAAAGCCGCAGGTTTCACGAAATGGGAGAAGGGCATTCTCGAGCAGATTAAAGCTTGTAATGCCGTTTACCGTATGAAATTCCCCGTACGCGTAGGTGATACGATTGAAGTGATCGAAGCCTATCGTGTACAGCACTCACACCACAAACTTCCTTGTAAAGGTGGTATCCGCTTCAGTGAAGAAGTGAACCAGGATGAGGTAATGGCCCTTGCCTCCCTGATGACTTACAAATGTGCCATCGTAAACGTACCCTTCGGTGGTGCAAAAGGTGGTATCAAAATCAATCCCCGCAATTATTCTCCATTCCAGCTGGAAAACATTACCCGTCGTTACACTGCTGAACTGGTAAAGAAAAACTTTATCGGCCCTGGTATCGATGTACCTGCTCCTGATTATGGAACCGGTGAAAGAGAAATGAGCTGGATCCTGGATACTTATATGAGCCTTCGTCCGGGAGAAATAGATGGTTATGGCTGCGTAACGGGTAAACCCGTATCACAGGGCGGTGTAAGAGGCCGTAAAGAAGCGACTGGTCTGGGTGTATTCTATGGTTTGCAGGAACTATGTAATATCAGGGAAGATATGAAAAAGGTCGGTCTGGAGCCTGGTCTCATTGGCAAAAGGGTGATCGTACAGGGTATGGGTAACGTAGGTTACCATGCCGCTAAATATTTCCATGAAGCAGGTTCTGTCATTGTAGGTCTGATCGAATATGATGGTGCTATCTACAATGAGAAAGGCCTGGATCCTGACAAGGTATTGAAACACAGGAACGAGACTGGTTCAATCATCAACTTCCCGGGTGCACAGACGCTGGCGAAAAATACAGACGGACTGGAACTGGATTGTGATATCCTGATCCCCGCCGCGCTGGAAAATGTGATCCACAAAGGCAACGCTGCTAATATCAAAGCCCGCATTATCGGTGAAGCGGCGAATGGTCCTATTACACCAGAAGCAGATGATATTCTGAATAAGAAAGGCGTGATTGTAGTGCCGGATATGTTCCTGAATGCCGGTGGTGTGACTGTATCTTACTTTGAGTGGCTCAAGAACCTTAGCCATGTACGTTATGGTCGTCTGGGCAAACGCTTTGATGAGAATATGAATATTCACATTCTTGGCGTGATTGAAGAAATGACAGGTAAGAGCGTGTCAGAAAGAGAAAGAAAATTCATTGCACACGGTGCGGACGAAGTGGATCTGGTATATTCCGGCCTGGAAGAAACCATGCATGCTGCTTTGCACGAAGTACGTGAGATCATGGTGAACCATCCTGATGTACACGATATGCGTACTGCCGCTTATATCTGTGCAATTGATAAAGTAGGCGCAGCCTACGAACAACTGGGTATTTTCCCTTGA
- a CDS encoding type I restriction enzyme HsdR N-terminal domain-containing protein: MITIEFPPPDFKIITENDKDLIFDRFRKKYVVLTPEEWVRQNFLNYLVATLKYPASLIGIEKEIYLGEMKKRYDIVVFNKNHQPWMIVECKEMGIPLSQTTLEQIVRYHMVLPAAYLVITNGVNTWCCEHNVPAGGWDFIEMLPSHQ; this comes from the coding sequence ATGATTACCATCGAATTTCCCCCTCCTGACTTCAAAATCATCACTGAAAACGATAAAGACCTGATCTTCGACCGTTTCCGGAAAAAATACGTTGTCCTCACCCCTGAAGAATGGGTACGTCAAAACTTTCTGAATTATCTGGTCGCAACCCTTAAATACCCGGCATCCCTGATAGGCATTGAAAAGGAGATCTACCTGGGAGAGATGAAAAAGCGCTATGACATCGTAGTTTTCAACAAAAATCACCAGCCCTGGATGATCGTGGAGTGCAAGGAGATGGGGATTCCCCTCAGCCAGACTACTTTAGAACAGATCGTTCGTTATCATATGGTATTGCCCGCCGCCTATCTGGTGATCACCAACGGCGTCAATACCTGGTGCTGCGAACATAATGTGCCGGCCGGCGGATGGGATTTTATCGAAATGCTACCTTCGCACCAATAA
- a CDS encoding AMP nucleosidase gives MKTKDEIVANWLPRYTGEKLENFGSHILLTNFSNYLNLFAEWNNVKIVGNGKAMQCATANDITIINFGMGSPGAATIMDLLTAISPNAVLFLGKCGGLKKKNNVGDLILPIAAIRGEGTSNDYFPPEVPALPSFALQKAISTTIREYGCDYWTGTCYSTNRRVWEHDVEFKRYLEKIRAMAVDMETATIFSVGFYNKIPTGALLLVSDQPMVPEGVKTEESDKKVTSDYVNNHLKIGIDSLKALINSHQTVKHLRF, from the coding sequence ATGAAGACAAAAGACGAAATAGTAGCTAATTGGCTTCCCCGCTACACCGGAGAAAAGCTGGAGAACTTTGGTTCCCACATCCTCCTCACCAACTTCAGTAATTACCTTAATTTATTTGCTGAATGGAATAATGTCAAGATCGTTGGCAATGGCAAAGCAATGCAATGTGCCACTGCAAATGACATTACCATCATCAATTTTGGTATGGGGAGTCCCGGTGCCGCTACTATCATGGACCTGCTGACCGCTATTTCACCCAATGCCGTATTATTCCTTGGCAAATGCGGGGGACTGAAAAAAAAGAATAATGTTGGAGACCTGATCCTGCCTATTGCAGCTATCAGAGGTGAAGGTACCTCCAATGACTACTTCCCGCCCGAAGTTCCTGCACTACCCTCATTCGCCCTTCAGAAGGCAATTTCCACCACCATTCGCGAATATGGCTGCGACTACTGGACAGGTACCTGCTACAGTACCAACCGACGTGTATGGGAGCATGATGTGGAATTTAAACGCTATCTGGAAAAGATCAGGGCAATGGCCGTGGATATGGAAACTGCCACCATCTTTTCAGTAGGCTTCTACAATAAGATCCCTACCGGTGCATTATTACTGGTTTCTGACCAACCTATGGTTCCGGAAGGAGTGAAGACAGAAGAATCTGATAAGAAAGTGACTTCTGATTATGTGAACAATCACCTCAAGATTGGTATTGACTCGCTGAAAGCGCTGATCAATAGTCACCAGACAGTGAAGCATCTACGATTCTAA
- a CDS encoding ABC transporter ATP-binding protein: MLTSATTQQTLLSIRNLTVSFAGHQAVKDISLDIRKGEIMGIVGESGSGKSVTSLALMRLIQPPGLISAGSLFYQVDPEKPPVNLPDLSESEMRKWRGNEIAMIFQEPMTALNPLHTCGAQVMEVIRLHKKVSASDAREQTLALFRQVRLPDPEKILHRYPHQLSGGQKQRVMIAMAISCQPRLLIADEPTTALDVTVQKTILALLKELQQQTGMSVVFITHDLGVIAEIADRVAVMYKGQIVEQGSVQEIFTHPQHPYTKGLLACRPPLDKRLYRLPVTRDFMEVDTAGQIQEKGQAVQSLVHSLEIPAEKIILREQYIVQQPPLLEVKDLHTWFPASRNIFGKVLSWTKAVNGVSFTVKEGETMGLVGESGCGKTTLGRTLLRLTPPTDGSILYKGKDLCQLPASEMRDLRKELQIIFQDPYSSLNPRLTVGQAILEPLQVHGLYANDRQRKEKVQELLDKVNLLPEHYYRYPHEFSGGQRQRIVIARALALQPSFIICDESVAALDVSIQAQVLNLLMRLREEFGFTYIFISHDLSVVRFISDRMMVMNKGRIEEAGLADQVYEHPQSAYTKQLISSIPKNIYA; encoded by the coding sequence ATGCTCACATCAGCCACTACGCAACAAACATTACTTTCCATCCGGAATTTAACCGTTTCCTTCGCCGGCCATCAGGCGGTGAAGGATATTTCTCTGGACATCAGAAAAGGGGAGATTATGGGAATAGTCGGAGAATCCGGCTCAGGAAAGTCTGTGACGTCGCTGGCCCTGATGCGGCTCATTCAGCCTCCTGGTCTCATTTCAGCTGGTAGTTTATTTTACCAGGTTGACCCGGAAAAGCCCCCTGTTAATCTTCCCGATCTCTCCGAAAGCGAGATGCGCAAATGGAGAGGCAATGAAATCGCAATGATCTTTCAGGAGCCGATGACGGCACTGAACCCGCTGCATACCTGTGGAGCACAGGTTATGGAAGTCATCCGTCTGCATAAGAAAGTCTCTGCCAGTGACGCGAGGGAGCAAACATTAGCTTTATTCAGGCAGGTGCGCCTACCAGATCCGGAGAAGATCCTGCACCGTTACCCACATCAGTTGTCCGGCGGTCAGAAACAACGTGTCATGATTGCCATGGCCATCAGCTGCCAACCCCGCCTGCTGATAGCTGATGAACCGACTACTGCCCTGGACGTTACCGTACAAAAGACTATTCTCGCCCTGTTAAAGGAACTGCAGCAGCAAACGGGTATGAGCGTGGTATTTATCACCCATGACCTGGGTGTAATTGCAGAAATCGCAGACAGGGTCGCGGTGATGTACAAAGGACAGATTGTAGAACAGGGCAGTGTACAGGAGATATTCACACATCCACAACATCCTTATACCAAGGGGCTGCTGGCCTGCCGCCCTCCGCTGGATAAAAGATTATATAGACTGCCGGTGACCCGCGACTTTATGGAAGTGGACACTGCCGGTCAGATCCAGGAAAAAGGCCAGGCCGTACAATCGCTGGTACATAGCCTCGAAATCCCTGCTGAAAAAATAATACTCAGAGAACAGTACATTGTACAGCAACCTCCATTGTTGGAGGTAAAGGACCTGCATACCTGGTTTCCGGCTTCCCGCAATATATTCGGAAAGGTCCTGAGCTGGACCAAAGCCGTGAATGGGGTGAGTTTTACAGTCAAAGAAGGTGAGACAATGGGGTTGGTAGGGGAGTCAGGATGTGGAAAGACGACCCTTGGTCGTACCTTGCTGCGACTCACGCCACCCACTGACGGAAGCATATTATATAAAGGGAAAGACCTTTGCCAGTTGCCGGCTTCAGAGATGCGGGACCTCCGCAAAGAGCTGCAAATCATATTTCAGGATCCTTACTCGTCCCTGAATCCACGTTTGACCGTAGGGCAGGCCATTCTGGAACCGTTGCAGGTACACGGATTATATGCCAATGATCGTCAGCGTAAAGAAAAGGTACAGGAATTGCTGGATAAAGTTAATCTGTTGCCGGAGCATTATTACCGTTATCCACATGAGTTTTCGGGTGGGCAGCGGCAGCGGATAGTCATCGCCCGTGCGTTGGCGCTACAACCTTCATTTATCATTTGTGATGAGTCGGTTGCCGCACTGGACGTAAGTATACAGGCACAGGTATTGAATCTGCTGATGCGCTTACGGGAAGAGTTTGGATTTACGTATATATTCATATCGCACGATTTATCGGTAGTGCGTTTTATCAGTGACAGAATGATGGTCATGAATAAGGGGAGGATAGAGGAAGCCGGATTGGCCGATCAGGTCTATGAACATCCGCAGAGTGCATATACAAAGCAGCTAATTAGTTCTATTCCTAAAAATATTTATGCGTAA
- the queA gene encoding tRNA preQ1(34) S-adenosylmethionine ribosyltransferase-isomerase QueA has product MKLSQFRFDLPLNLIAQHPSKTRDEARLMVVNRATGKIEHKVFKDILNYFNDKDVMMVNNTKVFPARLYGRKEKTGAKIEVFLLRELNKQNRLWDVIVDPARKIRVGNKLYFGDDESLVAEVIDNTTSRGRTIRFLFEGNDEEFKQVLDTLGETPLPKYIKRKPEDEDKERYQTVYAKYEGAVAAPTAGLHFSRELIKRLEIKGIKFAEVTLHTGLGTFRPIEVEDLSKHKMDAEYFNIDEYAVKIVNKAKEENRKVCAIGTTTVRAVESSVTAQNMLKAAEGWTNTFIHPPYDFAIPNALVTNFHLPKTSLLIMVCAFAGYDLVMEAYQQAIKEKYRFFSYGDAMLIL; this is encoded by the coding sequence ATGAAACTATCACAGTTTAGGTTTGATCTTCCTTTAAATCTGATCGCACAGCACCCTTCCAAGACAAGAGATGAAGCACGTTTGATGGTGGTAAACCGTGCCACCGGCAAAATCGAGCACAAGGTATTCAAGGATATCCTGAATTATTTCAATGACAAGGATGTAATGATGGTAAACAACACGAAAGTGTTCCCTGCCCGTCTTTATGGCCGTAAAGAGAAAACAGGTGCCAAGATTGAAGTATTCCTGTTGCGCGAACTGAACAAGCAGAATCGTTTGTGGGATGTGATTGTGGATCCTGCCCGTAAGATCAGGGTTGGTAACAAGTTGTATTTTGGAGATGATGAGTCGCTGGTAGCGGAGGTAATTGACAACACTACTTCCCGTGGCCGTACAATCCGTTTCCTGTTCGAAGGTAATGATGAAGAGTTTAAGCAGGTGCTGGACACCCTGGGTGAAACGCCACTGCCTAAGTACATCAAGCGTAAGCCTGAAGATGAGGACAAGGAGCGTTATCAGACGGTGTATGCCAAGTACGAAGGTGCAGTAGCTGCGCCAACTGCTGGTCTGCACTTCAGCCGTGAGCTGATCAAGCGTCTTGAGATCAAAGGTATTAAGTTTGCAGAGGTAACTCTTCACACTGGTTTAGGTACTTTCCGTCCTATTGAAGTGGAAGATCTGAGCAAACACAAGATGGATGCAGAGTATTTCAACATTGATGAATACGCTGTGAAGATTGTGAACAAAGCGAAAGAAGAAAATCGTAAAGTATGTGCGATCGGTACTACAACTGTAAGGGCTGTAGAATCTTCCGTGACTGCGCAGAACATGCTGAAAGCAGCAGAAGGATGGACGAACACATTCATTCATCCGCCTTATGATTTCGCTATCCCTAATGCTTTGGTAACGAACTTCCACCTGCCTAAGACAAGTCTGCTGATCATGGTGTGTGCTTTTGCTGGTTATGATCTGGTGATGGAAGCTTACCAACAGGCTATCAAGGAGAAATACCGTTTCTTCAGCTATGGCGATGCTATGCTGATCCTCTAA
- a CDS encoding 2-C-methyl-D-erythritol 4-phosphate cytidylyltransferase, translating to MEQRKKVAIIVAGGSGTRMGSAVPKQFLELAGKPVLWHTVNAFVQAYADMEIVLVLPEAHFSYVAEWIGDFKQVMLVKGGETRFNSVLNGLKTVQAPAVIFVHDGVRPLVSRALIHRCYEGAVAQGSAIPVIDMKDSIRELVGDGNRAVNREQYKIIQTPQTFLSEWILPAFEQPFDPLFTDEATVVERQGRQVQLVPGDEANIKITRPLDLTIAEALLGTRN from the coding sequence GTGGAACAACGAAAGAAAGTAGCCATCATTGTAGCCGGAGGTTCCGGTACCCGCATGGGAAGTGCCGTTCCCAAACAGTTTCTGGAACTGGCCGGAAAGCCGGTATTATGGCACACCGTCAATGCTTTTGTGCAGGCGTATGCTGATATGGAGATCGTATTGGTATTGCCGGAGGCCCATTTCAGTTATGTGGCTGAATGGATAGGCGATTTTAAGCAGGTGATGTTGGTGAAAGGAGGGGAAACCCGTTTCAATTCTGTACTCAACGGGTTGAAGACGGTGCAGGCACCGGCAGTGATTTTTGTACACGATGGTGTAAGGCCGCTGGTTAGCAGAGCATTGATCCACCGTTGTTATGAAGGAGCAGTAGCGCAGGGAAGTGCCATCCCTGTGATTGATATGAAAGATAGTATCCGCGAGTTGGTAGGGGATGGTAACAGGGCGGTAAACAGAGAGCAATATAAGATCATACAGACCCCGCAGACATTCCTCTCGGAATGGATCCTGCCCGCATTTGAGCAACCTTTTGATCCGTTATTCACAGATGAAGCAACGGTAGTAGAGCGGCAGGGTCGCCAGGTACAGTTGGTACCCGGCGACGAAGCGAATATAAAAATCACCCGTCCGCTGGATCTTACGATCGCGGAGGCCTTGTTAGGAACAAGAAATTAA